A DNA window from Ficedula albicollis isolate OC2 chromosome 28, FicAlb1.5, whole genome shotgun sequence contains the following coding sequences:
- the MYO9B gene encoding unconventional myosin-IXb isoform X7 yields MSLKDADSAVCQAKAAYNLHIYPQLSTESAPCCKVTATKDSTSSDVIKDVINILNLDVSKHYVLVEVKESGGEEWVLDINDSPVHRVLLWPRRAQDEHPQQDGYYFLLQERNTDGTIKYVQMQLLSKETDARRLVERGFLPWHQEDFDDLCNLPNLTETTLLENLKCRFLKHRIYTYAGSILIAINPFKFLPIYNPKYVKMYENHQLGKLEPHIFAIADVAYHTMLKKHVNQCIVISGESGSGKTQSTNFLIHCLTALSQKGYASGVERTILGAGPVLEAFGNAKTAHNNNSSRFGKFIQVNYLENGIVRGAVVEKYLLEKSRLVSQEKDERNYHVFYYLLLGVNEEERKEFHLKQPEDYFYLNQHNLKIEDGEDLRHEFERLKQAMEMVGFLSATKKQIFSILSAILYLGNVTYKKKATGRDEGLDVGPPEVLDILSQLLKVKREILVEVLTKRKTVTANDKLILPYSLNEAITARDSMAKSLYSALFDWIVLRINHALLNKKDMEESVTCLSIGVLDIFGFEDFETNSFEQFCINYANEQLQYYFNQHIFKLEQEEYKSEGITWHNIDYTDNVACIHLISKKPTGLFYLLDEESNFPHATNQTLLAKFKQQHEENKFFVGTPVMEPAFIIRHFAGKVKYQIKDFREKNMDYMRPDIVALLRSSDSAFVRELIGMDPVAVFRWAVLRAAIRAMAVFAQAGRERAQKTAGVVRQGPRVPLGELQRSNTPVEKAYRKSKGVKQKQIIPKNLLDSKSLKLIMSMTLHDRTTKSLLHLHKKKKPPSISAQFQASLNKLLETLGRAEPFFIRCIRSNAEKKEMLFDESLVLQQLRYTGMLETVRIRRSGYSAKYTFQEFIDQFQVLLPKNAKASKEDICAYLNKLKLNENYYQIGKTKVFMKEAERQILQDTLHKEVIRKIILLQSWLRMVLERRRFLRLRQAAIVLQACWRSRCVRMALQRNNAAIEIQAAWRRHRQRKRFLQLRRRVCLLQALLRGHLQRNRYQKMLLEKQKAEEKQREMQEDEAKEDDTSKDEQSKPTTDELPVKQESEPDQAVEGEDQAQNEQAENLSSSEKATLLQKHMVEGSEKGTNSREKRESRRQRGLEHNELQNKHVLLPFEEPSVLGHQEQTVSEEALETAPEPEKSTAQEDNVLQGSSEGEKSPSEEKTLLDIPPSNEIKESGSVPEQPPESEAEDTAPDRTKTQGNQNNQIKGSQSFTCSERPKDLALNVRNTLSATGSFQGPADCWADKNRQQRATRDLDSPTSAIQRYVDDPEKLKYKREKWKGKRQSDAGQNDVLSQSLDGRIRVDKSPQDHLEKKGSSASLSDLSTLAQTVAMNQQSPDPIEEEKGNKKYPVQKKPSEHFPTSDSAVPVQPASQQGDAKSAFKSPLRRLLGKKPDKKIAKESSDVTEEGDGLSLVSCVLFTDTGGTQRVPEGSSGQPGRPQAGKESSKAKKNRTIKISKISSVSQNWRASMVREIANANELKHLDEFLLNKINDLRSQKSGVECLFFEATEKFRGNIKTMYSAPNGQIHVGYKDLVENYQLLVTNLARKREEKEVKLVLNLFLSLLDEFIRGYTKKEESEQPKQTKAQKKKRKQDRAIEEHNGHVFTNYQVSIRQSCEHCSSYIWPMEKACLCSVCKLTCHKKCMSKIQSSCTSCGKKGEQDAEPRHFGVCVSALTSDRNSVPVVMEKLLEYVEMHGLYTEGIYRKSGSANRMKELKQLLQEDPNSVKLENYPIHTITGILKQWLRELPDPLMTSAQYNDFLRAVELPEKQEQLHAIYSVLEQLPQANHNTLERLIFHLVKVALIEDVNRMSPNALAIVFAPCLLRCPDTSDPLTSMKDVSKTTMCVEMLIKEQIRKYKIKMEEISQLEAAESFAFRRLSLLRQNALWPIKLGFSSPYEGKLSKSSQVKGNDSGTSELDSVHEEEDVSEANNREKEILIDRIQSIKEEKEDITYRLPELDQRGSDEENVDSETSASTESLLEDKPGRMDTEAIIGLHCCAQSSSVPAKDICKVPSLPQTSSNSYSASLASRRRYSLTLSKIKVPRRTPVMPTANIKLPPGLFKCTESQDKVLAEEESQRVQRREQPARRTDSIHSVYIAQGSALAHAQELGDEYEPTAKLQRRFSDPYSHIPCVEK; encoded by the exons ATGAGTTTAAAAGATGCTGACAGTGCAGTTTGCCAGGCAAAGGCAGCCTATAATCTTCATATTTACCCCCAACTCTCAACAGAAAGTGCTCCCTGCTGTAAAGTGACAGCAACCAAGGACAGCACATCATCAGATGTCATCAAGGATGTGATTAACATCTTAAACCTGGATGTCTCCAAACATTATGTGCTGGTGGAGGTGAAAGAATCAGGTGGAGAAGAATGGGTGCTTGACATAAACGACTCTCCTGTGcacagggtgctgctgtggccGCGGCGCGCGCAGGACGAGCACCCGCAGCAGGACGGGTACtacttcctgctgcaggagaggaacaCTGATGGCACCATCAAGTACGTGCAGATGCAGCTGCTGTCCAAGGAGACGGATGCCCGGCGCTTGGTGGAGAGGGGATTTCTGCCCTGGCACCAGGAGGACTTCGATGACCTCTGCAATCTGCCCAACCTGACAGAGACAACGCTCCTGGAGAATCTCAAGTGCCGCTTCCTAAAGCACAGAATCTACACTTATGCAGGGAGTATCCTGATTGCAATTAACCCCTTCAAGTTCCTGCCCATTTATAACCCCAAGTATGTCAAAATGTATGAGAACCATCAGCTTGGGAAGTTGGAGCCTCATATTTTTGCCATTGCTGATGTGGCCTATCACACAATGCTTAAAAAACATGTTAATCAGTGCATCGTTATATCAGGTGAAAGTGGGTCTGGGAAAACCCAAAGCACAAACTTCTTAATTCACTGCCTCACGGCGCTGAGCCAGAAAGGGTACGCCAGTGGTGTGGAGAGAACCATCCTGGGAGCTGGACCAGTTCTCGAG gcatttggaaatgcaaaaaCAGCACATAACAATAACTCCAGTCGTTTTGGGAAGTTCATTCAAGTCAACTATTTAGAGAATGGTATTGTCAGGGG GGCTGTGGTTGAAAAATACCTGCTTGAAAAATCTCGTCTGGTTTCTCAAGAAAAAGATGAAAG GAACTACCATGTCTTTTATTATTTGCTACTTGGAGTCAATGAGGAAGAGCGTAAAGAATTTCACCTCAAGCAACCTGAAGATTATTTCTACCTCAACCAG CATAACTTGAAAATTGAAGATGGGGAAGATCTCCGACATGAATTCGAGAGATTGAAACAAGCCATGGAGATGGTTGGCTTCCTTTCAGCAACAAAGAAACA gaTCTTTTCAATACTTTCAGCTATTCTGTATTTGGGCAATGTCACCTACAAGAAGAAAGCCACAGGTCGGGATGAAGGCTTGGACGTGGGACCTCCTGAAGTATTGGACATTCTTTCCCAGCTGTTGAAG GTTAAACGGGAAATCCTGGTAGAAGTgctcacaaaaagaaaaactgtgacTGCTAATGATAAGCTTATTTTGCCATATAGTCTCAATGAG GCAATAACAGCTCGTGATTCCATGGCCAAGTCCTTGTACAGTGCTCTGTTTGACTGGATTGTTCTGAGAATCAATCATGCGCTCCTTAacaagaaggacatggaggaaTCTGTTACA TGTCTGTCCATTGGTGTACTTGATATTTTTGGATTTGAAGATTTTGAAACCAACAGTTTTGAGCAGTTCTGTATAAATTATGCAAATGAGCAACTTCAGTATTATTTCAATCAGCACATTTTCAAATTGGAGCAG GAGGAATATAAGAGTGAAGGGATCACTTGGCACAATATTGACTATACTGATAATGTGGCCTGCATTCACTTAATCAGCAAGAAGCCCACTGGCCTTTTCTATCTTCTGGATGAAGAAAGCAA TTTTCCACATGCCACCAACCAAACTCTACTGGCAAAATTCAAACAGCAGCATGAGGAGAACAAGTTTTTTGTCGGAACCCCAGTGATGGAACCTGCTTTTATTATTCGCCACTTTGCTGGCAAAGTGAAATACCAGATCAAA GatttcagggagaaaaacatGGATTACATGCGACCCGACATCGTGGCCCTGCTGCGCAGCAGCGACAGCGCCTTCGTGCGGGAGCTGATCGGGATGGACCCGGTGGCCGTGTTCCGCTGGGCCGTGCTGCGAGCCGCCATCCGAGCCATGGCCGTGTTTGCCCAGGCCGGCCGCGAGAGGGCCCAGAAAACAGCAG GAGTGGTACGTCAAGGACCCAGAGTTCCCCTTGGAGAACTCCAGAGATCAAATACGCCAGTAGAAAAAGCTTATCG GAAAAGTAAAGGTGTCAAGCAAAAGCAGATAATTCCCAAG AACTTGCTGGATTCCAAATCTCTGAAGCTCATCATGAGCATGACCCTGCACGATCGGACTACAAAGTCCCTTTTGCACTTGCACAAGAAGAAGAAACCCCCCAGCATAAGTGCCCAGTTCCAG GCTTCACTGAACAAGTTGCTGGAGacactgggcagagctgagccatTCTTCATCCGCTGCATCCGCTCCAATGCAGAGAAG AAGGAGATGCTCTTTGATGAGAGCTTGGTGCTGCAGCAGTTACGGTACACGGGCATGCTGGAAACTGTGCGGATCAGGAGGTCTGGCTACAGTGCCAAATACACATTCCAG GAATTCATCGACCAGTTTCAGGTGTTACTACCCAAAAATGCCAAAGCCTCCAAGGAAGACATTTGTGCTTATTTGAATAAACTAAAACTGAATGAAAACTACTATCAAATAGGGAAGACCAAG GTTTTTATGAAAGAAGCTGAACGGCAGATACTACAGGATACACTACACAAGGAAGTGATCAGGAAAATCATCCTCCTTCAGAGCTGGCTCAGGATGGTTTTGGAAAGGAGACGCTTTCTCAGGCTGCGGCAGGCGGCCATTGTTCTACAG GCGTGCTGGCGCTCCCGCTGTGTCAGgatggctctgcagaggaacAACGCTGCCATCGAGATCCAGGCGGCCTGGAGGCGGCACCGGCAGCGCAAAcgcttcctgcagctcaggaggagaGTTTGTCTCCTGCAGGCCCTGCTCAGGGGGCACCTGCAGAGGAACAG ATACCAGAAAATGCTTCTAGAAAAGCAGaaggctgaagaaaagcagagagaaatgcaGGAAGATGAAGCCAAAGAGGATGATACGAGCAAGGATGAGCAGAGTAAGCCAACAACAGATGAGCTGCCTGTGAAACAGGAGTCAGAGCCAGATCAAGCTGTTGAGGGTGAAGATCAAGCTCAAAATGAACAAGCTGAAAACCTGAGCTCATCTGAGAAAGCCACATTACTCCAGAAGCACATGGTGGAGGGCTCAGAGAAAGGAACCAACAGCCGGGAGAAGCGTGAGTCCCGTCGGCagagggggctggagcacaacGAGCTGCAGAACAAGCATGTGCTCCTGCCCTTTGAGGAACCATCTGTGCTGGGCCACCAGGAGCAAACCGTTTCTGAAGAGGCCCTGGAAACTGCTCCAGAGCCAGAGAAATCCACAGCACAGGAAGATAATGTCCTTCAGGGAAGCAGTGAGGGAGAGAAAAGTCCAAGTGAAGAAAAAACTCTTTTAGACATTCCACCATCAAATGAGATAAAAGAAAGTGGTTCTGTTCCTGAGCAGCCACCTGAATCAGAAGCAGAGGACACAGCACCTGATAGAACAAAAACACAAGGGAATCAAAATAACCAAATAAAAGGCAGCCAAAGCTTTACTTGCTCTGAAAGACCAAAAGATCTTGCACTGAATGTTCGTAACACACTGTCTGCTACTGGCAGCTTTCAGGGCCCTGCTGACTGCTGGGCAGATAAAAACAGGCAGCAGAGGGCAACCAGAGACTTGGACAGCCCCACTTCTGCAATCCAGAGATATGTGGATGACCCAGAGAAGCTAAAGTACAAGAGAGAGAAGTGGAAAGGAAAGAGACAGTCTGATGCTGGCCAGAATGATGTGCTGAGTCAGTCTTTGGACGGAAGGATACGTGTGGATAAGTCTCCTCAGGATCACCTAGA GAAGAAGGGGAGTTCAGCTTCATTAAGTGACCTCTCTACACTGGCCCAGACTGTTGCCATGAACCAG CAATCACCAGATCcaatagaagaagaaaaaggcaacaAGAAATACCCTGTGCAGAAGAAGCCCAGTGAGCACTTCCCTACCTCGGACTCGGCCGTTCCCGTGCAGCCAGCCAGTCAGCAAGGGGATGCCAA GTCTGCTTTCAAAAGCCCTTTGCGTAGACTTCTGGGGAAAAAGCCAGACAAGAAAATTGCAAAGGAGAGTTCTGATGTGACTGAGGAAGGAGACGGCCTCTCCCTCGTGTCTTGTGTGCTCTTCACAGACACAGGAGGAACCCAGAGAGTTCCCGAAG GTTCTTCAGGGCAGCCAGGCCGGccccaggctgggaaggagagcagcaaagcaaagaagaaCAGAACCATAAAGATCAGCAAGATCTCCAGCGTGTCCCAGAACTGGCGCGCGTCCATGGTCCGGGAGATCGCCAACGCCAATGAGCTGAAACACCTGGATGAGTTCCTCCTAAACAAG atcAATGACTTACGCTCCCAGAAGTCTGGTGttgaatgtttgttttttgaagcCACAGAGAAGTTCAGAGGAAACATCAAGACCATGTACTCTGCTCCT aaTGGACAAATCCATGTTGGCTATAAAGATCTGGTGGAAAATTACCAGCTCCTAGTTACAAACCTGgccagaaaaagggaagagaaagaagtcAAGCTGGTTTTGAATCTCTTTCTATCCCTTCTGGATGAATTCATCAGAGGATATACAAAGAAAGAGGAATCTGAGCAGCCCAAG CAAACCAAAGCCCAGAAGAAGAAACGGAAACAAGATCGTGCA ATTGAAGAGCACAATGGCCACGTGTTCACAAACTACCAAGTGAGCATCCGGCAGTCGTGTGAGCACTGCTCCTCCTACATCTGGCCCATGGAGAAGGCCTGCCTGTGCAGTG TTTGCAAGCTGACTTGTCACAAGAAGTGCATGTCCAAAATCCAGAGCAGCTGTACCTCCTGTGGGAAAAAG GGCGAGCAGGACGCGGAGCCCCGGCACTTCGGGGTGTGCGTGAGCGCCCTGACCAGCGACAGGAACTCGGTGCCGGTGGTcatggagaagctgctggagtACGTGGAGATGCACGGGCTCTACACAGAGGGCATCTACAGGAAATCAGGATCAGCAAATCGCATGAAGGAGCTGAAGCAGTTACTGCAAGAAG acCCAAACTCAGTGAAACTGGAGAATTACCCTATTCACACCATCACAGGGATCCTTAAGCAGTGGCTGAGGGAATTGCCAGACCCACTGATGACCTCAGCACAGTACAATGACTTTCTCAGAGCTGTAG AACTGCCAGAGAAACAGGAGCAACTCCATGCAATTTACAGTGTCCTGGAACAGCTCCCACAAGCAAATCACAATACCTTGGAACGACTCATCTTCCATCTTGTCAA AGTGGCTTTGATAGAAGACGTGAACCGCATGTCCCCTAACGCCTTGGCCATCGTGTTTGCTCCGTGCCTCCTGCGCTGTCCTGATACCTCTGACCCCCTGACCAGCATGAAGGATGTTTCAAAAACAACCAT GTGTGTAGAGATGCTTATAAAGGAGCAGATAAGGAAGTACAagataaaaatggaagaaatcagtcagctggaagcagcagagagctttGCCTTCCGACGGCTCTCGTTGCTTCGGCAGAACGCG CTCTGGCCTATAAAACTTGGGTTCTCTTCCCCTTACGAGGGGAAGCTG AGTAAAAGCTCTCAGGTCAAAGGAAATGACAGTGGCACCTCAGAGCTGGACTCTGTGCATGAAGAGGAGGACGTTTCTGAAGCCAACAACCGGGAGAAGGAGATTCTCATTGATCGCATACAGtcaataaaagaagaaaa GGAGGACATCACTTACCGCTTACCTGAGCTCGACCAGCGAGGCTCTGACGAGGAGAACGTGGACTCGGAGACCTCTGCGAGCACAGAGAGCCTGCTGGAGGACAAACCAGGTCGGATGGATACCGAAG CAATTATTGGATTacactgctgtgctcagagctccagcGTGCCTGCCAAAGACATTTGCAAAGTGCCTTCTCTCCCGCAAACCTCTTCAAACTCTTACTCTGCATCCCTGGCTTCAAGGCGCAGATACTCCTTAACACTGTCCAAGATTAAAGTGCCCCGTCGAACTCCAGTGATGCCAACAGCAAACATAAAACTTCCTCCCGGGCTGTTCAAATGTACAGAATCGCAGGACAAGGTTTTGGCTGAGGAAGAGTCTCAGAGGGTGCAGCGGAGGGAGCAGCCAGCGAGGCGGACTGACAGCATCCACTCGGTGTACATTGCACAAGGGTCTGCACTGGCCCACGCTCAGGAACTCGGCGATGAATACGAGCCCACAGCAAAACTCCAACGCAGGTTCTCGGACCCTTACTCTCACATTCCCTGTGTGGAGAAGTGA